One Dioscorea cayenensis subsp. rotundata cultivar TDr96_F1 chromosome 17, TDr96_F1_v2_PseudoChromosome.rev07_lg8_w22 25.fasta, whole genome shotgun sequence DNA window includes the following coding sequences:
- the LOC120280007 gene encoding uncharacterized acetyltransferase At3g50280-like, which produces MPSSPAMVTVISKCTVKAEPPPKLLANKKCHLTPWDLAMLSPQYIQKGHLFTNLPPTFSIDDIINNLKTSLSSTLHHFYPLAGRLATQHEVDNDGNITGTFVFIDCNNEGAEFVQADAQSISVEDVLAPFSDVPAFIQSFFPYDGATNHDGHSIPLVALQLTVLADGVFLGCSFNHVVGDGTSFWHFFTTWAEICRSKNTNVIPSRPPVHDRCFLDGAKPPLKLPFTHESQFIERYFPPPLREKMFHFSSEAIAKLKAKANKERGTNKISSFQSLSALMWRCITRARRFPAEQVTSCRVAIQNRARLQPSQSPNYFGNSIYSLRITATAGELLENDFGWAAWVIHEGIVSHTNDAIRGMVKKWVEAPVVYRLSMFDDFSVVMGSSPRFDMYGCDFGWGKAVALRSGSANKSDGKVSSYPGWEGGGSVDLEVCLPAKSMAALEADPEFLAAVSPFVSLHVQTSQVI; this is translated from the coding sequence ATGCCTTCATCTCCCGCAATGGTTACCGTCATTTCCAAATGCACGGTGAAAGCCGAACCACCACCAAAGCTCCTTGCTAACAAGAAATGCCATTTGACTCCATGGGATCTGGCCATGCTCTCCCCACAGTATATCCAGAAAGGCCACCTGTTCACCAATCTCCCTCCCACCTTCTCCATCGATGacatcatcaacaatctcaaaACCTCACTCTCCTCCACCCTTCACCACTTCTACCCTCTCGCAGGCCGTCTTGCTACCCAACATGAAGTTGACAATGATGGTAACATCACCGGTACCTTTGTGTTCATCGACTGCAACAATGAAGGAGCAGAGTTTGTTCAAGCTGATGCTCAATCAATATCAGTGGAGGATGTTCTTGCACCTTTCTCTGACGTCCCTGCTTTTATCCAATccttctttccttatgatggtGCTACTAATCACGATGGTCACTCTATTCCTCTTGTCGCACTGCAGCTAACAGTGTTGGCGGATGGTGTTTTTCTCGGTTGCTCTTTTAATCATGTGGTTGGAGATGGCACTTCATTCTGGCATTTCTTCACCACATGGGCAGAGATCTGCCGCTCCAAAAACACCAATGTTATTCCCTCTAGACCTCCCGTTCATGACCGCTGCTTTTTGGACGGAGCTAAACCTCCACTGAAACTACCTTTCACTCATGAGTCTCAGTTCATTGAAAGGTACTTCCCTCCACCTCTCCGAGAAAAGATGTTTCACTTCTCCTCAGAAGCCATAGCAAAACTGAAAGCAAAAGCCAATAAAGAGCGTGGGACAAACAAGATATCATCATTCCAGTCGCTCAGTGCGCTGATGTGGCGGTGTATCACCCGCGCCCGTCGATTCCCGGCCGAGCAAGTGACCAGCTGCCGGGTGGCTATTCAGAACAGGGCTAGATTACAACCTTCTCAATCTCCCAACTATTTCGGTAACTCCATTTACTCACTCCGCATAACAGCGACAGCAGGAGAGCTACTTGAGAATGATTTTGGGTGGGCGGCGTGGGTGATTCATGAAGGAATTGTGTCACATACCAATGATGCCATACGTGGGATGGTGAAAAAATGGGTTGAAGCGCCGGTGGTTTACAGGTTGAGCATGTTTGATGATTTTAGTGTGGTGATGGGGAGTTCACCGAGGTTTGATATGTATGGGTGTGATTTTGGATGGGGAAAGGCCGTGGCGTTACGGAGTGGGAGTGCGAATAAGAGCGATGGAAAGGTGTCATCGTACCCAGGGTGGGAAGGAGGTGGTAGTGTTGACTTGGAGGTTTGCCTCCCGGCAAAGTCGATGGCTGCTCTTGAGGCTGACCCGGAGTTTTTGGCTGCTGTTTCACCGTTTGTTTCTCTGCACGTTCAGACTTCTCAggtcatttaa
- the LOC120281152 gene encoding uncharacterized protein LOC120281152, whose translation MGSSSNNGAVLSCGTCGATHSTVQCPISISSTGPVETVDYVGGGQRGQGNAYGPTFNSGWRNHPNFSWNSGPQENPREHLKAVTIRSGRPLEARAEDFSSAKKDGVTILEDPEVAKPEKKDTQYKKFLNMFKQLHINILLVEVLAGMPKYAKFMKDLLTNKRKLEELETMALPRNCSAMIQTKLPKKLTDPGSFIIPCMIREGMQEKALADSGANINVMPYKLFLKLGLEDLRPTRMTVQLADRSIRKPRGVVEDILVKVDKLIIPVDFVILDVDDDVHIPLILGRPFLNTSGALIDVKGGRMILRVGEEKVVFTLREAMRQTLDHDDPLYFTYETDMVISDCMQEVLAMNPLDEYLEEVGNKEDKMKVHVSPPMQHVSYVGTDPPPSRKKKKNMKKMWCKVNKKLKEGTTVTLTPPREVDRLYFEGKGKF comes from the exons ATGGGCTCAAGCTCAAATAATGGAGCAGTCTTGTCTTGTGGTACTTGTGGGGCTACACATTCAACTGTACAATGCCCTATCTCTATTTCCTCCACAGGGCCTGTTGAGACAGTGGATTATGTTGGCGGTGGTCAGAGGGGCCAAGGAAACGCATACGGTCCCACATTTAATTcagggtggaggaatcaccccaatttttcatggaattcGGGGCCACA agagaATCCAAGGGAGCACCTCAAGGCCGTCACTATTAGGAGTGGGAGACCGTTGGAGGCAAGAGCCGAGGATTTCTCAAGTGCCAAGAAGGATGGGGTGACCATTTTGGAAGACCCCGAAGTGGCTAAGCCG GAAAAGAAGGACACTCAGTACAAAAAGTTCCTCAACATGTTCAAGCAGCTTCATATAAATATTCTACTCGTTGAGGTATTGGCCGGAATGCCTAAGTACGCCAAGTTCATGAAAGACCTTCTTACCAATAAGAGGAAGCTTGAAGAGCTTGAGACAATGGCACTCCCTAGGAATTGTTCCGCAATGATTCAGACGAAGCTTCCAAAGAAGTTGACTGACCCTGGGAGCTTCATCATCCCTTGTATGATTAGGGAGGGCATGCAAGAGAAAGCACTGGCCGACTCTGGGGCCAACATTAATGTAATGCCATACAAGTTGTTCTTGAAGTTGGGATTAGAGGATTTGAGGCCCACAAGAATGACGGTGCAACTTGCAGATCGATCGATAAGGAAGCCCAGGGGTGTTGTTGAAGATATACTTGTGAAGGTGGATAAACTCATcattcctgtggactttgtgatacttgatgtggatgatgacGTTCATATCCCACTGATCCTTGGGCGCCCATTCCTTAATACTTCTGGTGCTCTCATTGATGTAAAAGGAGGGAGAATGATTCTCAGAGTGGGAGAGGAGAAAGTCGTTTTTACACTTCGTGAAGCAATGAGGCAAACCTTGgatcatgatgaccccttatATTTTACCTATGAAACTGATATGGTCATCTCTGATTGTATGCAGGAAGTTTTGGCTATGAACCCATTGGATGAATATCTGGAAGAAGTGGGCAACAAGGAGGATAAGATGAAGGTCCATGTTTCCCCTCCAATGCAGCATGTAAGCTATGTGGGAACAGATCCACCACCAAGTcgtaaaaagaagaaaaacatgaagaagATGTGGTGCAAGGTGAACAAAAAGCTAAAGGAGGGAACGACAGTCACGCTAACGCCACCAAGGGAGGTAGACCGTCTTTACTTTGAGGGGAAAGGCAAGTTTTGA